CGATGGGGCCGTTGAACGGGATGTCCGACACCCACAGCGCCGCGGAGGCGCCGGTGAGGCCGTGGATGTCGCCCTCGTTGTCCGGGTCCGAGGAGATGACGCTGATGATGACCTGCGTCTCGTACGCGTAGCCTTCCGGGAACAGCGGACGGCAGGAGCGGTCGATGAGACGGCTCGTCAGCGTCTCCTTCTCCGTCAGCCGGCCCTCGCGCTTGAAGAAGCTGCCGGGGATGCGGCCCGCCGAGTACAGCTTCTCCTGGTACTCCACCGTGAGGGGCAGGAAGTCGATGTCCTTCTTCTCCCGCGCGCTCACCGCGGTGACGAGCAGCATGGTGTCGCCGTAGCGGACCACCACGGAGCCGTCGGCCTGCTTGGCCAGACGGCCCGTCTCGATGCTCAGCTCGCTCTCACCAATCTTGACGCTCTTCTTCAACATGTCGTGTGGCCTCTGTGCCTGCTTCGCGTGCGAAGACCCGCGTCAGCCACGGCCGGCCCGCATGAGCGGGGCCGGGCCGCCCGAACAGGGGCCCTCTGGGGAATGAGCGGTCGCCAGGGCCTTGAAGCAGGCACGTGCCAGACCACCGCTGCCTGTACTGCGGAAATGGGCTCCGTTGCGGAGCGCCGGAGGGATGACTCGGACCTCTTGATCCCTGATCACACCCGCCCACCCGTTGCTTCAGGTCGGCCGGTCTGAACGGAAACCAAAAGAGCCCGTCTCCATCACTCCCTTGCCCGCCACCTCACCCACGCCCGCGCTTCTTTGAACACTTCCAACAACCCACCGCCTGGAGCGTGAATCCCCAGGCGATGGAAAAAACGGTGCCGCGCAAACGCGCGGGGCGCTGGTGACTGCCAGCGCCCCGGGTGCTTGTGAGTGCCTACTTGCGGATGCCGAGGCTCTCGATGAGCTTCTTGTAGCGCGCCACGTCCTTGGACTTGAGGTAGTCCAGCAGACGGCGGCGCTGACCGACCAGCTTCAGCAGACCGCGCCGGGAGTGGTGGTCCTTCTTGTGGGTCTTGAAGTGCTCGGTGAGCATGTTGATGCGCTCGGACAGCAGCGCAACCTGCACCTCGGGGGAGCCCGTGTCGGACTCGTGGGTGCGGAACTTCGAGACCAGCTCGCTCTTGCGATCCTGATGCAGCGACATGGGGCTTCTTCCTGAATCCCACTCCGGGGGTGACTGCTCGCGCCGCCAGGGTCCGTGGAGGGGTACAGACCCGGTCATTGTTCTTCTAACGAGCGGGCCGCTTATAAGCTTCACCCCCCGTAGGGTCAACCTTCGCCGCCTGCCCGTCCGCCCCTCGGGGGACGCGACAGTGCGAAGACGTACAACCGGCAGCCGGTGGGAAGTCCCACCTCCCCGGTCGCCAGCTCCCGCGCCGACGCCGCGTCCAGGGCCACATGCAGGTACAGGCCACCGGGCTCGCCGCCATCCCCCGCGAGCAGGGCGCGCGTGCGCGGGTACAGCCGCAGCAGCGCCTCCACCACGTCGCCGATGCCCGCCGCCGCCGGCACGCCCAGCGTCAGCTCACGCCGGCCGTCGAAGGCGCCTCGCAGGCCCGGCGCGACGCTCACGGAGATGTCATGCGAGCGGGTGGCCACTCAGGCGAAGACCCGCAGGTAGCGCAGCCGCCCGCCCACCACCTCGGCCATGGCGAGCAGCGCGCCGTCCGGGCCCAGCACCCGCACCTTGCCCGGCTGGGGCGCGACCTCCACGGGGACGCCGTGCGACACCCGCTTCGCCTCCTCCGCGCTCACGCGCACGGAGGGCAGCTCCGTCAGCGCCTCGCCCAGCGACACCAGGCGCCCGGCCACGGTCTCCCGCGACAGCGACGCCAGCTCTCCCAGGGGCAGCGCGCGCGCCAGCGTGAAGGGCCCGCTCGCGGTGCGCCGCAGGGCCTCCAGGTGCGCCCCGCAGCCCAGCGCGCGGCCCAGGTCGTACGCGAGCGTGCGCACATAGAAGCCCTTCGAGCAGCGCACCGACAGCGTCAGCCGGTCCGCGGAGAAGTCGCGCAGCACCAGCTCATGCACCGTCACGGTGCGGCTGGCGCGCTCCACCTCTTCGCCCGCGCGCGCCAGTTCATACAGGCGCTTGCCGGCGATCTTCACCGCCGAATACATGGGCGGCACCTGTTCGAAGGTGCCCCGGAAGGGCGCGAGCGCCGCCTCCAGGATGGCGGCCGTCAGCGGCGGCACCGGGGCCTCCGAGGTCGGCTTGCCCTGGGCGTCCTGGGTGTCCGTCTCCACGCCCAGCCGCACCACGGCGTCGTACGCCTTGTCGCCTTCGGTGATGTAGCCCGCCACCTTGGTGGCTTCGCCCAGGCACACCGGCAGCACGCCGGTGGCCATGGGGTCGAGCGTGCCCGTGTGGCCCGCCTTCTTCACCTTCAGCAGGCTGCGCACCTGGCGGACCACGTCGAACGACGTGGGACCGAGCGGCTTGTCGATGACGAGGACGCCGTCCATGACCTGGGTTCTACCAACCTTCCTTGCCGCGCACCTCGCGCAGGAGGCGGTCGATCTTGTCGCCCTCGCCCACGGAGGCGTCGAAGGCGAAGAAGACCTCCGGCGACACGCGCAGCTTCACGGCGGACGTCACCTCGCGGCGCACGAAGCCCTTGGCCGCGTCCAGCCCCTCCTGGGTGGCCTTCTTCTCCTCTTCGGTGCCGAGCATCGAATAGAAGACCTTCGCCACGCGCAGGTCGGGCGACACCTTCACGCCGGTGATGGTGATGAAGCCGATGCGCGGGTCGCGCAGTTCCCCCCGCGTCAGCAGGGCGCCGATGGCCGCCTGGATTTCCTGCCCCACGCGCTCGGGTCGTGAATGCGTCGTCATTTCTTCTCCCAATCTCGCGGGTTGCGCAGCGCGCGGGCCCGGGCCCGCGCGTCGTCCAGCGACAGATTTCCACCTTCGGCGGCCGGCCGGGAAGTCCCCGGGGCCGCGCCTTCGTGCCGCTGCTCCCAGGAGCCCAGCCCCTCGGCCTCCGCCAGCGAACGGTCGCTGCGCAGGAAGCGGGCAATGGCCGCCTCCGAGTGCGCGTGCGCATCCTCGGGCGAAAGCCCCGCTTCGGCGTCCAGGTCCGGCTCCGGCACCTTGGCCGGGGCCCGGAACATCCCCGCGCCCTGGTCCGGGTAGAGCCGGTCACCGAAGCCCAGGATCTCCGTCTCCCGGGCCATCAGCGGCGCGACGTACATCTCTTCAATGAAGTGGATGATCTTCTCCAGCTGCTCATCCACGTGGCGGCGGTCGTTGCCCACCACCGCCAACGCCACCGAAGCCTTCTGCCAGAGGTCCTGGTCATCCACTTCGGCGACGGCCACGTTGAAGCGAGCCTTCACCCGTTCCGTCACCCGGCGGAGCACCTGCCGCTTGGACTTCAGCGAGGCGCTCTCCGGAATCTGGAGGGTCAGGCGTGCGACACCCACGAACATAATGGTCCCCCAGGCCGGCGGAAACGCAGCGCCTCAACCGCGTGCGTCCACCGCCGGCACATCGTCATTCCCCCGGAGAAGGTGGGGCCTTCCCGGGGGTCCGTCGAGTGTGTACCGCGGGGCTCAGGAGAGGCTCTGCCGCGTCTCCTCGATCTCGTAGGCCTCGATGATGTCGCCGGCCTTGAGGTCGTTGAAGTTCTCGATGCCGATACCGCACTCGAAGCCCTGCGCGACCTCCTTGACGTCGTCCTTGAAGCGACGGAGCGACGCCATCTTGCCGGAGAAGAGCTGCTTGTTCTCGCGCATGAGGCGCACGAACGAGCCGCGCTTGATGACGCCGTCCAGGACGGCCGCACCGGCGATGGTGCCCAGCTTGGGCACGTTGAAGGTGTTGCGCACTTCCGCACGGCCCAGCTTGCGCTCGGTGCGGATGGGCTCCAGGAGGTTCTCCATCTCCAGGCGAACGCCGTCGATGAGCTCGTAGATGATGGAGTAGCTCTGCAGCGAGACCTGCTGGACCTTGGCCGCGGCCTCGGCACCGGACTCCGGCTTCACGTTGAAGGCGAGCACGACGCCCTTGGAAGCAGCGGCGCGCATGACGTCCGTCTCGGTGACAGCGCCCACGCCCGCGTCGATGATGACCACCCGCACCTTGTGCGTGGTGAGCTTCTCCACCGCCTGGCGCACCGCCTCCGCCGAGCCCTGCACGTCCGCCTTGATGACGACGCGCAGCTCCTTGGGACCGCCGCCCGCCTTCGTCTTGGCGAACAGCTGCTCCAGGGACTCGCGGCTGACCTTGCCGAGTTCCTGTTGACGCTCCTTCATGCCGCGGTGGTCGGCGATCTGCTTGGCCGCCTTCTCGTCCGCCACCACGTTGATGGCATCACCCGCGGTGGGCACGCCGGACAGACCGATGACCTCCGCGCAGTAGCCCGGCTTCACTTCCTTCACGGACTCGCCACGGCTGTTGTTCATGGCGCGGACGCGGCCGTAGTGCGTGCCGGTGACGATGGCGTCGCCCAGCTTGAGCGTGCCCTCCTGCACCAGCACCGTGGCCACGGGACCGCGGCCACGATCCAGCTTGGCTTCCACGATGGCGCCCACGGACGGACGGGAGGGGTTGGCCGTCAGCTCCAACACCTCCGCCTGCAGCGCCAGGTTCTCCAGGAGGAGGTCCAG
The Corallococcus soli DNA segment above includes these coding regions:
- the truB gene encoding tRNA pseudouridine(55) synthase TruB, which produces MDGVLVIDKPLGPTSFDVVRQVRSLLKVKKAGHTGTLDPMATGVLPVCLGEATKVAGYITEGDKAYDAVVRLGVETDTQDAQGKPTSEAPVPPLTAAILEAALAPFRGTFEQVPPMYSAVKIAGKRLYELARAGEEVERASRTVTVHELVLRDFSADRLTLSVRCSKGFYVRTLAYDLGRALGCGAHLEALRRTASGPFTLARALPLGELASLSRETVAGRLVSLGEALTELPSVRVSAEEAKRVSHGVPVEVAPQPGKVRVLGPDGALLAMAEVVGGRLRYLRVFA
- the rbfA gene encoding 30S ribosome-binding factor RbfA; translated protein: MTTHSRPERVGQEIQAAIGALLTRGELRDPRIGFITITGVKVSPDLRVAKVFYSMLGTEEEKKATQEGLDAAKGFVRREVTSAVKLRVSPEVFFAFDASVGEGDKIDRLLREVRGKEGW
- a CDS encoding DUF503 domain-containing protein; amino-acid sequence: MFVGVARLTLQIPESASLKSKRQVLRRVTERVKARFNVAVAEVDDQDLWQKASVALAVVGNDRRHVDEQLEKIIHFIEEMYVAPLMARETEILGFGDRLYPDQGAGMFRAPAKVPEPDLDAEAGLSPEDAHAHSEAAIARFLRSDRSLAEAEGLGSWEQRHEGAAPGTSRPAAEGGNLSLDDARARARALRNPRDWEKK
- the rpsO gene encoding 30S ribosomal protein S15 — protein: MSLHQDRKSELVSKFRTHESDTGSPEVQVALLSERINMLTEHFKTHKKDHHSRRGLLKLVGQRRRLLDYLKSKDVARYKKLIESLGIRK